The following proteins are encoded in a genomic region of Hymenobacter siberiensis:
- the greA gene encoding transcription elongation factor GreA, translated as MATTINYYTPEGLQKLKDDLQDFKVRGRAKAAEDLREARDKGDLSENAEYDAAKDAQGLLELKISKLEEVLGNARVIDETNMDFSKVLIMSKVKLKNLKNNMVLDYTLVAEEEANLAAGKISVKSPIGKGLLGKSAGDTAEITVPAGKLQFEILEISR; from the coding sequence ATGGCCACCACCATCAATTATTACACCCCCGAGGGCCTGCAAAAACTGAAGGATGACCTCCAGGACTTCAAAGTTCGGGGCCGGGCCAAGGCTGCCGAAGACCTGCGCGAAGCCCGCGACAAAGGTGACCTGAGCGAGAATGCCGAATACGATGCTGCCAAGGATGCCCAAGGCCTGCTGGAGCTCAAAATTTCCAAGCTCGAAGAAGTGCTGGGCAATGCCCGCGTCATCGACGAAACCAACATGGATTTCAGCAAAGTGCTTATTATGAGTAAGGTAAAGCTGAAAAATCTGAAAAATAACATGGTGCTCGACTACACCCTGGTGGCCGAGGAGGAAGCCAACCTGGCCGCCGGCAAAATCTCGGTGAAGTCGCCGATTGGCAAGGGCCTGCTGGGCAAATCGGCCGGCGATACGGCCGAAATCACCGTGCCCGCCGGCAAGCTGCAATTCGAGATTCTGGAGATTTCGCGGTAG
- a CDS encoding NAD(P)-dependent oxidoreductase — MSTCLVIDEMHPSLPAMLESIGVAMDYRPMLTAAEVPAALAARPYEGLVVRSKLRVTAELLAHGPELRYVARAGAGTDNIDTAAMATAGVILLNAPEGNRDAVGEFAVGLLLALLRNIARADYEVRQGVWQREANRGTEIGGKTIGLLGYGHMGRAFAQRLWAFGCTVLAHDSDPAVTTDGHATLVPLAELQARADVLSLHIPYSAANHHFVNEALLAGFEKPIWVMNTARGEVVDQGALVHALQAGTVRGAALDVLDNEKLQTLSPAQQATFDFLKTAPNVVFTPHVGGWSFESYARINEVLVEKIRAFRAGALGANAGS, encoded by the coding sequence ATGAGCACCTGTTTAGTAATTGACGAAATGCACCCCTCGCTGCCCGCCATGCTGGAAAGCATCGGCGTGGCGATGGACTACCGCCCGATGCTCACCGCCGCCGAGGTGCCCGCTGCCCTTGCCGCCCGGCCCTATGAGGGCCTGGTGGTTCGTAGCAAGCTGCGCGTGACAGCCGAGCTACTGGCCCACGGCCCGGAGCTGCGCTACGTGGCCCGCGCCGGGGCCGGCACCGATAATATTGACACGGCTGCGATGGCGACGGCCGGCGTAATCCTGCTGAATGCGCCCGAAGGCAACCGCGACGCGGTGGGCGAGTTTGCCGTGGGGCTGCTGCTGGCGCTGCTGCGCAATATCGCCCGCGCCGACTATGAGGTGCGTCAGGGCGTATGGCAGCGCGAGGCCAACCGGGGCACCGAAATCGGCGGCAAAACCATTGGACTGCTGGGCTATGGGCACATGGGCCGGGCATTTGCGCAGCGGCTGTGGGCGTTTGGCTGCACCGTGCTGGCGCATGATAGTGACCCGGCCGTGACCACTGATGGCCACGCCACGCTGGTGCCGCTGGCCGAGCTGCAGGCCCGCGCCGACGTGCTTAGCCTGCACATCCCGTACTCGGCGGCTAACCACCATTTTGTAAACGAGGCGCTGCTGGCGGGTTTCGAAAAACCAATCTGGGTGATGAATACCGCCCGGGGCGAAGTAGTAGACCAAGGGGCGCTAGTGCACGCGCTGCAGGCGGGCACGGTGCGCGGTGCAGCGCTGGATGTACTCGACAATGAGAAGCTCCAGACCCTCAGCCCGGCGCAGCAGGCCACGTTCGATTTCCTGAAAACGGCCCCTAATGTGGTGTTCACGCCGCACGTGGGCGGCTGGAGCTTCGAGAGCTACGCCCGCATCAACGAGGTGCTGGTGGAGAAAATTCGGGCTTTTCGGGCCGGGGCGTTGGGGGCAAACGCGGGGAGCTAA